The following is a genomic window from Pseudomonadota bacterium.
GCTCGGACCCGGCGCCGGTTCGGGACAACGGTTTTGGTGATCTTGGTGAGGCCCTGCGAAAGGCTGCAGCCGGCGATTTTTCGGTCCGGGTACCTGCGGATGCCATGGGGGCCATCGGAAGCGAATTCAACGCTTTGATGGATTTGAACGAGATGCTGATCGGGGAGCTGGCTCGGGTCAGCGGGGTCATCGTGGAAAAGGGACGCCTCAAGGAGCGGATGTCGCTGGGGCGTGCAGGCGGCGCGTGGGAGAGAGGGGTCGAAGCCGTCAACACGATGATCGGAAGCCTCGCGCAGCCGACGGCCGAGGTAGAACGCGTGATCACGGCGGTCGCCAAAGGCGATCTTACCCAGGAAATGGCGCTCGAGATCGAAGGGCGCCCGCTTCAGGGTGAATTCCTCAAGATCGGAAGGACCGCCAACACCATGGTGGCGCAGCTGAACGCGTTCGCGGAGGAGGTCTCTCGGGTGGCCAAGGAGGTGGGCACCGAGGGCAAGCTGGGAGGACAGGCGAAGGTGAAAGGGGTTTCGGGGACGTGGAAGGAGCTGACGGAGAACGTCAACCAGATGGCGTCGAACCTGACGGGCCAGGTGCGCAACATCGCGGAGG
Proteins encoded in this region:
- a CDS encoding HAMP domain-containing protein is translated as MDESENNQEGHQENYQDGRQENRQENQEARARKRAGKARTGAARGQRSGGSDPAPVRDNGFGDLGEALRKAAAGDFSVRVPADAMGAIGSEFNALMDLNEMLIGELARVSGVIVEKGRLKERMSLGRAGGAWERGVEAVNTMIGSLAQPTAEVERVITAVAKGDLTQEMALEIEGRPLQGEFLKIGRTANTMVAQLNAFAEEVSRVAKEVGTEGKLGGQAKVKGVSGTWKELTENVNQMASNLTGQVRNIAEVTKAVAQGDLSKKITVDVKGGVLELKDTINTMVDQL